The sequence ATGACGCCGTCCCGGTGTTGATAGACGCCTGGTATGGCGGCGCTGACATCCTTGCCCGCTTCCTTCGTACCCGCGCAACCCATCCCGAGCCCCAGCGCGCCCAGTGCACCGAGGAGCATCACTGTCTTTCGCATCATCATGTCGTCCAGCTCTTTCCGGGGAGGGACATCGCCCGACCCTCGGCAAGCTGGGGTGCGGCGGCGTCAGGTTTCAATAGAGACGCCGCGGCGAGCATGGACGCGAGCCGTGCTCCGTCCGGCTGAGGACCTGGTGCACGAGGAGGACGAACCCTGGTTGCTCAGTCCCCGTTCGGGTCCCAGTCCGAGATGTCCTTCTTGGGCTCGGGAGCCGGCGTCGGCTTGTGTGGCGCCTTCGTCGTCGCCGTCGCGGGCTTGCGCGAGGGCGGCGGCGCCGGCAGCACGGCGGGCTCCTCGTCCAGCAGCGGGTCCTTCTTCTCCACCTCCGTGCTCGCGGAGGCCGCGGGCTTCTCCGGCTCCGTCTTCACGGGCTCGCGCGCGGGCGCGGGAGCGGACTTCGCCGACGCACCCTTCGCCCCCGACTTCGCCACGGGCGCGGGCTCCGGCTTCTCGTCCAGGGGCTCCAGGCCCTCCAGCCCCAGCGACTTCTCGGGCTCCGGCTCCGCGTCCGACGCGCGGTACCCGCTGCGCTTCCCGGACGACCCCGTCACCATCTCCTCCGCATCCGCGCGGCCCGACGTCGCCCGCGAGCCCTGGGCTCCACCCCTCGGCCGGGGCGCGTCCGGCGGTGGAGGCACCTCCTCGCGAGGCGCCTCCGAGGCCCGGTAGGACTCCCGCTTCGTCGCCCCACCCTCGGAGTTGGACGAAGGCGTGTCACCATACGGGTCGTCCTTGTGGGAGCGCTTCGGTGCCGCCGCCTCGTCGGCCCACGGGTCCACCTCCCGTGAGTCCTTCTTCGACGGCTTCTTCGCTGTCCCGCTCTTCCGTGACGGACGGGGCTCGTCATCCGCCACGCCGGGCGGCAAATCCTTCAGCGACGAGTGCCGGTTGGCGCAGTGGTCCAGCGTGTCCTGGCACTGGGCCAGGCACTCGGTGAGCTGTTTGATGGCGCGCCCGCTGCCGCCGTGTTCGATGGCGCAGTCCTCCTTGCAGGTGGCGTAGTCCTCCTGGCAACCGGTGGGGACGGCCGCGGCGGCGGGGGCGGAGGCGAAGAGCAGGGCGAGGAGCGGGTAGGCACGCATGACGAATGCGAAAACTACCAGTCTTCTTCCCTCGCGGCGTCAGGTGCCCGCGCTATGGTCCGCGGTGTTGGCACTCACGCCAAGAGGAGGCACATGGCCGTCAGGGTGGGCATCATCGGGAGCCACGGTCTCGGTCAGACGCTCGGGGTCCTCGGTCGGGGAGAATCCCACACCCTGGAGACACCCTTCGGCCCCCACGCCGGCTCCATCGTCACCACGGAGCTGGAGGGCGTGTCCGTCGTCTACGTGTCCCGCCACGGCCCCGGCCACCTCTACAACGCCACCCGGGCTCCGTACCGCGCCAACCTCTTCGCCCTGAAGATGCTCGGCGTCACCCACGTGCTCGCCACCGGCACCGTCAGCAGCCTGCGCGAGCACCTCCAGCCGCTCCAACTCGTCCTGCCGGACCAGGTCATCGACCGCACCTACCGCCGGCCCTGCACCTTCTACGACGACGTCGCCGTCCACGTGGAGCTCGGCCATCCCTTCTGCTCCACGCTCCGGCAGGTGCTCGCCTCGGCCGCGGACCCGCTGGGCCCCACCGTCCACCGCGACGCCACCTATGTCTGCATCGAGGGCCCCTCGCTCAGCACGCGCGCGGAGAGCCTCCTGTACCAGTCCTCCGGCGCGGACGTGGTGGGCATGACGGCCATGCCCGAGGCCCGCCTCGCCCGCGAGGCCGAATTGCACTACGCCATGGTGGCCCTCCTCGCTGACTACGACGCGTGGCACACGCCGCCGCAGGACACGGCGCACGAGGACCGCCTCATGCAGGCCTCCCACCACGTGCAGGCGGCCACCCTCAGCGCCGCCGCGCTCATCCGCCGCGCGCTGCCTCGCATCGCGGAAGGGCGGGGCAACGCCTGCCGCTGTGACTCCGCGCTCGCGCTGGCCATCGCCACCGAGCGCACCCGCATCCCCGACGAGGTCCGCACCCGGCTTCGTCCGCTTCTGGGCAGATACCTCCCGCCGAACGTCGTCTGAGCCGACGCCTGGCCGGACGGGCGCCTGTCTGCCCGCCTGCTGCCAACCCGCCGCGTCATCCCCACCTTCGTTCCCCCGGGGGAATGCGAGCGAGGAGGGGAGATGCGACTGCCCAGGCTCAAGTACCTGACGTGGCGTGAGTTCGCCCGGCGCTTCGTGAAGGAGTTCCAGGAGGACACCGTCACGGACATCGCCGCGCAGCTGTCGTACTACCTGCTGTTCTCGCTGTTTCCGTTCCTGTTCTTCCTCTTCACGCTCGTCGCGTACATGCCCTTCGCGCCCGGCGCGGTGGACGCCATGGTGGACCGCATCCGTCCCCTCGTCCCCGGCGAGGCGCTGGACCTGGTGACGGCCCACCTGCAATCGCTGGTGAATCAGCCCCGGCCCAAGCTGCTGACGGCCGGTCTCGTCATCGCGTTGTGGACGGCGTCGCGCGGCGTGGATGCCCTGCGCAAGGCGCTCAACCTCGCCTACGACGTGCCGGAGTCACGCCCCATCTGGAAGACGCAGGGGCTGGCCATGCTGGTGACGCTGATGGGCTCGCTGCTCGTGCCCCTGTCCTTCACCCTGTTCCTGCTGGGCGGCCGGCTGGGCGGGTGGCTCGCGAACAAGCTCCACATCGTCAACGCGTTCTACGTCGTCTGGTCCTGGCTGCGCTGGCCCTTCACGGCGGCGCTCGTGATGCTGGGGCTCGCGCTCTGCTACTACCTGCTCCCCGACGTGAAGCAGCGGTTCAAGTACATCACCCCCGGCTCCGTGTTCGGCACGGGCATCTGGCTGGTGAGCACGTGGGGCTTCACGCAGTACGTGGAGCACTTCGGCAAGTACAACGTCACCTACGGCTCCATCGGTGGCGTGGTGGTGCTGCTCCTGTGGCTCTACATCTCCGGGCTCATCTTCATCGTCGGCGGCGAAATCAACGCCATCCTCGAGCACGCCTCCGTGGAGGGGAAGGAGAAGGGGGCGCGCGACTTCAACCAGCCCGCGCCGCTGGAGCCGCCCATCATGACGCCCGGGGCGGCGAAGAGCGCCAGCAGCGCCCACAAGTCGCGGCTGGCGCGCTTCCGGTGGAGGCGGCGCGTGGCCCGGGGCCAGTCCCCCGAGCCCACGCTGCCGGAGATGGAGGGCGAGCCCCCCTCCCACCTGCACTGAGCGCTACTTCTTGCCCAGCTTCTGCTGGATGGCCGGCAGCCCGCCCGGCGCGTTGTTGCTGCCGCGCAGGTTGTTCTGCGCGATGAACTTCTGCAGGTGGGAGATGCGGTCCTTGTTCGTCGGGTGCGTGCTCAGCCACTTCATGAAGGCCGGCGAGCTGCCCTGCTGCTTCTCCAGCTTCTCGAAGAAGGTGATGAGGCCGCGCGGGTCATAGCCGGCGCCGGAGGAATAGCGCGCGCCGTACTCGTCCGCCTCGGTCTCCTCGCTGCGGCCGTACGCGAGCATCGTCCCGCCGCCCACGAGCTGCGCGGCGATGGTGGCCACCGCGCTGGGATTCTTTCCGAGCGCCGCCTGGGTGACGGTCTGCAGGCCCATCTGGCTCACCATGGCGCGCGCGGAGTGCCGGGCCACCACGTGGCCCGCCTCGTGCGCCATGACGCCGGCCAGCTCCGCCTCGTTGTCCGCCGCCAGCAGCAGGCCCGTGTAGACGTACAGGTAGCCGCCCGGCGTGGCGAACGCGTTCACCGTCTTCGGGTCGTCGATGACGTTGACCGTCCACTTCACGCCCGGCCGGTCCTTGGTGGCCTGCCGGAGGATGGGGGAGGAGATGCTCTTCACATAGTCGACGACGCTCGGGTCCTGGACGTACTTGACCTTCTCCTTCGTCTCCAGCTCCTGCTTCACCTGCTTGCCCAGCTCCGCCTCCTGCTCGTCGGAGATGAGGGTGGCCGCGATGGCCTTCTCGGCGGAGATGCGCTGCTTGGCGCAGCCCGTGGAGAGACCCGTCGCCAGGGTGAGGCCCAGTACCGCTATGAGGATTCGCTGCATGACCGGGGTGCCTTCCTTTCCGTCAGTGGTGCTTCTTGCGCGAGCCGGACTCTTGGGCAGCGCCCGCTTCTCGGCAAGCGTCGCGTACGGCTTCGTCTTTCAGGGACGTGAGGCGCGCGGAATCCATCCAAACGGCGGCCGCGTCACCCCGCGCATCAATCAGGGGGCTGCGTCACCCCGCGCCCCCTCCAGGGGGCCCGGCGAGCCTTGCGGCACGCGAGCGCGGTACGGACCTTTGAAGGTACGGGTGCCCCGGACGGGGCGCCGGGGAGGCGCGCATGTCACGTCCCGTTTGGGTGGGCTCGCTGAGCTTCGGCCTGGTGAGCGTGCCGGTGAGGCTCTACAGCGCCGTCAGCCCGGCGCAGGTGCAATTCCACCTGCTGCACGACGCGGACGGCGCCCGCATCCAGAACAAGCGGGTGTGCTCGGCGGACGGCGCGGAGGTGCCGTACGAGCACGTGGTGAAGGGCTACGAGCTCGAGGACGGCCGCCACGTGACGGTGACGCGCGGGGAATTGGAGGCCTTCGACCCGGACTCCAGCCACGTCATCGAGTTGGAGGAATTCGTGGAGGCGGTGGAGATAGACCCCGTCTACTACGACACGCCCTACCACCTGGTCCCCGCGGAAGGGGCCGAGCGCGCGTACTCGCTGCTGGTGGCCACGCTCCAGGAGGCGGGCCGCGTGGGCATCGGCCGCTTCGTCCTCTACCAGAAGGGGCACCTGTGCGCGGTGCGGCCCCATGGACGGGGGCTGCTGCTGTCCACGCTCCACTACGCGGAGGAGGTCATCTCGCAGGACAGCCTCGCGGAACTGGCGCTCGCGGGGGAGCGCCCCCAGGAGCGCGAGCTGGAGGCGGCGCTGCACCTCGTGGAGGCCCGCGCCACGCACTTCGAGCCGCACCGCTACCACGACGTCCACCGCGAGCGGCTGCTGGCCTTCCTGGAGCGCCGCGCCGCGCGCACGCGTCCCAGGGGCGCGGAGCGGCGGCCCGTGGTGCACGCGGGGGCCACGGCGGAGCCTCCCTCGCGGAGTGACTTGCTCGCGGCGCTGGAGCGGAGCGTGGCCGCGCTCAAGGCCGGGCAGCCGCTGCCACCCGAGACGGGCTCGCTGCGGCTGCGCCCGCAGGCCATGGCGCGCGAGGCCCGTGAGCGGAGCGGAGCAGGGACTTCCGGCTCCACCGCCCAAAAGTCCCAACCGATGGAGGACGAGGGCGAGAAGCCCTCATCCTGAGCCTTCCACCGGGAAGCAGGACGGCGACGACTACTTCAGCCGGCCCTCGCAGGCGTCGTAGTCGAGGTTGGAGAAGTACGCGTCCACGTACTTGCCGCGCTCGTTCGCCTTGTAGTCCGGGGTGAAGGCGTGCTCCCACGCGTCCATGATGACGATGGGCTTGAAGCCGGCGATGTTGTTGGTCTCGTGCAGGGTGATCCAGTGGTTGGACAGCCAGCCGGTGCGCGGGTCCTGGAACGTGACGGCCCAACCGATGCCAGGCATGGTGGCCACGGCCTTGAAGTCCGTGAACCAGTTCTCGAAGGAGCCGAAGCTCTCCTCCATGGCCTTCTTCAGCTTCCCCGGAGGCGTGGCGCCCGAGCCGCCCGGCTTCATGTTGCCGAAGTAGTACTCGTGGAGGACCATGCCGTTGTACTCGAAGCCCAGCCGGCGGGTCATTTCCGCATACGCGGGGTTGGTGCCCGCGGCCTCACCCTTGAGCTGGAGGCCCGAGAGCGACTCGGTCAGCTTGTTGGTGCGGTTGACGTAGCCCTCGTACAGCTTGAAGTGCGTCTCGAGCACCGCGTCGCTCAGGCCCTTGAGGCCCTTGAGTTGGGGGAACTGCATCGGCGCGTACTTCTTCTGTGGGACATCCGCCATGCTGCCTCCAGGGTAGGGTTTGCGGCCCGGTCGGAAGGCGCCTCCATAGCGGAGGCGTGAGGCCCCGGCGTGAAGAACTTCGGACAGGTGTGCGCGGCACGACATGTAAGAAATGCGCGCGGCGCCCCGGGCCTGGTGCTATGTGCCGGGGCGGATGCCTGAGCTTCCGGAAGTAGAGATTGCCCGGCGCAACCTGGTGCGTTGGTTCAAGGGCCGGCGCCTCGTGCGGGCCGAGGCCGACGACACCCGCATCTTCCGTGGCGCCGAGCGCCGTCAATTCTCCGAGCTGTCCGGAAAGCTGGAGTCCCTCGTCCGCCGGGGCAAGTACCTCCTCTTCACCTTCGAGGAGGGACGGGGCCTGCTGGGCCACCTCGGCATGACGGGCAAGTTCGTCCGGCGCACGGAAGGGCAGAAGGAGCCCTACAGCCGCGCCCGCTTCCACCTCGACGACGGCCGCGTCATCCACTTCGGCGACGCGCGCATGTTCGGCCGGCTGGAGCCGGCCCCCGCCGCGGACCTGCGGGAACTGGACGTGGTGAAGGCGCTGGGGAGGGACCCGCTGGCGGACGGCCTCACCGCGGGCCAGCTCGAGAAGGCGGTGGCCCCGTCCCGGCAGGACCTGAAGGTGGCGCTGATGGACCAGGGCCGCATCGCCGGGCTGGGCAACATCCACGCCGCCGAGGCCCTCTTCCGCGCCGGCCTCCACCCCTCCCGGGAGCCCGAGTCCCTCACCCCCGACGACTGGAAGCGGCTGGTGGCCGCCATCCGGGCCACCATCGACTTCGGCCTCAAGGAGCAGGAGGGGGAGGAGCCGGTGTACCTGGAGGAGGGCCGCTCCGAGAACCCGTTCCTCGTCTACGGCCGTGCCGGCGGCCCATGCTCCAAGTGCGGAACCCCCGTCGAGTCCTTCACCCAGGGCGGTCGCACCACCCACTTCTGTCCGAAATGCCAGCCCCGCTCAGGCGTTCACGCGTCGAAGCCTCGGGCCGGTAAGCGTTGACACCCCCATGTCCCGTGGCTTGAATCGCCCGCCTTTCAGACCCTGCCGCCCCGCGCGGCCCTGGAGAATGTTGCCCATGTCTCACGCCCTGCTGGCGGCGCTGCTCGTCGCTTCGTCCACGGCCACCGCGCAGACGCCGGTGCCCGACGGTGGCACGCCCGCGCCCGCGCCCGCCGCCACCGAGGCCGCGCCCGCCGCGCCCGCTGCTTCCTCCACTGCACAGGCCCCCGCCGCCGCTGGCGCCACCTCGGGTGAGTCCGTCACCCACGAGGACCTGGACGCCGCCAAGCAGGAGCTGCGCGAGGAGATCCGCGCCGAGGCCGCCAAGCAGTCCGTCACCTCCACGGAGTGGAACGAGGAGTTCCCCGAGGAGAAGAAGAAGCTCGAGGTCTTCACGCTCGACGGCTACTTCCGCGTGCGCCCCACGCTCTTCTACAAGTTCGACCTGGGCAAGCCCGTGGGCAGGGAGCTCTTCCCGCGCTCGCCGCGCAGCCCCTCGGAGAACACCCAGTCCTTCGCCACCATGCGCCTGCGCCTGGAGCCGGTGTTCAACGTCTCCGAGCAGGTGAGCATCAAGACGGAGGTGCTCGGCCTGGACAACGTCGTGCTGGGCTCGCAGCCGGACTACCTGTACCCGGGTGACCAGCGGAACCTCTTCGGCATCTTCTCGGAGAGCCAGGACTCCGCGGTGGACATCCTGAAGGACTCCATCAAGCTGCGCCGCGCCTACGGCGAGGTGAAGACGCCGGTGGGCATCCTGCGCTTCGGCCGCATGGGCAGCCAGTGGGGCCTGGGCATGCTGCGCAACGACGGCACCTGCTTCGACTGCGACTTCGGCGACACGGTGGACCGCATCCAGTTCGTCACCAACCCCTTCGAGGGTTGGTACGTGACGCCCATGCTCGACTTCAACGCCGAGGGCGTCGTCTCGAACCCCGGCTCTGGCGGCGAGCCGGTGGACCTCACGCAGTCCGACGACAGCCACGGCCTGGTGCTGGCCATCGCGCGCCGGGACACGGACTCGGTCATCCGCTCCAAGCTGGAGAACAACCAGGGCGTGCTCCAGTACGGCCTGCACTTCACCTACCGCACCCAGAACTGGGAGTACGACGCCAACGTCCCCATCGGCGGGACGGCCGGCTTCATTCCCCGCTCCGCGGAGCTGTACGTCCCGGACCTGTGGCTGCGCTACGAGGAGCGCACCTGGCGCCTGGAGTTCGAGCTCGCCGGCCAGTTCGGCAACATCGGCAACCGCGCCACGGACGTGAGCGGCGTCAACGACCCCACGCAGAACCAGAGCCTGCGCATCGCCCAGTTCGGCGGCGTGGCCCAGGGTGAGGTGAAGGTCGCCAACAACAAGCTGTCGCTCGGCCTGGAGGTGGGCTTCGCCTCCGGTGACAAGGCGCCCGGCTTCGGCAACTACCCGGCCCGCAGCGGCTCCGGCACCAACGGCGCCACCGCGCCCGGTGACGTCGAGGGTCCGCAGTACAGCTGCGGCTCCGGCGGCTGCTCCGACAACGCCATCCGCAACTTCCGGTTCAACCGCGACTACCGCGTGGACCTCATCCTCTGGCGCGAGCTCATCGGCGGCATCACCGACGCCTTCTACGTGCGCCCCTCGGCGAAGTACTCCATCACCGAGGGCTTCGACCTGTACGGCCGGCTCATCTACTCGCAGTCGCTCTACGCGGAGTCCACCCCGTCCTTCACGAGCAAGGCGCTGGGCGTGGAGGCCAACGTGGGCGCGGACTACAAGACGGAGGACGGCTTCATCGCGGGCGTGGCGTACGGCATCCTGTTCCCGATGAGCGGCCTGAAGACGTACGGCGTCTCGGGGGAGAACCTGGAGACGCCGCAGACCATCCGCGGCTGGCTGGGCATCAGCTTCTAGCCATGCGCCGAGTCCTCTCGTCCGTGGGTGTCGCCACCGGCCTGGCGCTGGTGCTGGTGGCGTGCGGCATCAAGGGCTCGCCGAAGCCGCCGGTGCCGGCGCCCGCGCCGGCCACGGAGACGCAGCCGCCTCCGCAGGACCCCAATCGCGGCCCCATCGAGCCGTCGGGCCCCACCCTCACGCCGACGGCGGACGCGGGCATCGTCGCCCCGGGCGACAACAACGAGCCAACGTGAACCACTTCAACTGGCGCAAGGGTGTGCTGCACGCCGAGGGCGTGCCGCTGCCAGCCATCGCCGAGGCGGTGGGCACGCCCACCTACGTGTACTCCGCGGCCACGCTCACCCGGCACTTCCGGGTGGTGTCGGAGGCCTTCGGCGACACGCCGCACCTCATCTGCTACTCGGTGAAGGCCAACTCCAACCTCGCCATCCTCCGGCTCTTCGCCGGGCTGGGCGGCGGGTTCGACATCGTCTCCGGCGGTGAGCTGGCCCGGGTGAAGGCGGCCGGCGGCGCGGCGGAGAAGACGGTGTTCGCCGGCGTGGGCAAGACGCAGGAGGAGATGGAGGCGGCGCTGGCCGCGGGCATCCTCCTCTTCAACGTGGAGAGCGCGGAGGAACTGGACGCGCTGGACGCGGTGGGCCGCCGCCTGGGCCGCCGCGCTCCCTTCGCGCTGCGCGTGAATCCGGACGTGGACGCGCGCACGCACAAGTACATCTCCACCGGCCTGAAGACGTCCAAGTTCGGCGTGCCCTTCGAGGAGGCGGTGGCTCTCTACGCGCGCGCGAAGAAGCTGAAGGGGCTGCGCGCGGCCGGGCTGGACTGCCACATCGGCTCGCAGCTCACGCAGGGCTCGCCCATGCGCGCCGCCCTCACCAAGGTGGCCGGCCTCTACACGGAGCTCAAGGCGAAGGGGCACCCGCTGGAGTACCTGGACGTGGGCGGCGGCCTGGGCATCACCTACACGGACGAGACGCCTCCTTCTCCCGAGGAGTATGCGCGCATCGTCCTGGAGGCGGCGAAGGGCTCCGGTGCCCGGCTCGTGCTGGAGCCGGGCCGCGCGCTGGTGGGCAACGCGGGCGTGCTGCTCACCCGCGTGCTGTACCGGAAGAAGACGCCGGCGAAGCACTTCGTCGTCGTGGACGCGGGGATGAACGACCTCATCCGCCCGGCCCTCTACGAGGCGCACCACGGCCTCCAGCCGCTGGTGAAGCGGCGCGGGAAGGCGGTGGAGGTGGATGTGGTGGGGCCGGTGTGTGAGTCCACCGACGTGCTGGCCCGCGCTCGGCCCCTGGTCCTCCCCCAGGCGGGCGAGCTGTATGCCTTCATGAGCGCCGGGGCTTACGGGATGAGCATGGCTTCCAACTACAACTCCCGTCCCCGGCCCGCGGAGGTCATGGTGGATGGGGAGGCGTGGAGGGTCGTCCGCGAACGGGAGCGCGTCGAGGATCTCTGGCGCGGCGAGCGGGCCTAGCCGTATAAGCGCCGCCATGAAGACCTTCGAAGGCTCCATGACGGCGCTGGCCACCCCGTTTCGCGACGGGGCGTTCGATGAACAGGCCTTCCGGGCGTTGGTGCGCTACCAGATTGAAGGTGGCACCAGCGTGCTCGTCCCCATGGGCACCACGGGCGAGTCGGTGACGATGACGCCCGACGAGCGCGCCCGCGCCGTCAAAGTCGCGGTGGAGGAGTCGAAGGGCCGCGCGGCGGTGGTGGGCGGCGCCGGCTCCAACAGCACCGCCGAGGCGATTGAGGGCGTGAAGCGCGTGCGCGAGACGGGCGCGGACGGCACGCTCATCGTCACGCCGTACTACAACAAGCCCACGCAGGCGGGCCTGGTGGAGCACTTCCGCGCGATTGCGCGCGCGCACCCGGGCTTCCCGATTGTCGCCTACAACGTGCCGGGCCGCACCGGCGTGGACATGCTGCCGGAGACGGTGCAGCGGCTGTGCGACATCCCCGAGGTGGTGGCCATCAAGGAGGCCACCGGCAACATGCCCCGCGCGCTCGACATCCTCGAGAAGTGCGGCGAGCGGATGACGCTGCTGTCCGGTGACGACTTCACGGTGCTGCCCTTCATTGCCTGCGGCGGCAAGGGCGTCATCTCCGTGTCCTCCAACGTGGCGCCGCGGATGATGGCGGACCTGGTGGCCAGCGCGCGCGCGGGGAATTTCGCCAAGGCTCGCGACATCCAGGTGCGGATGAACAACCTGCACCGGCTGCTCTTCGTGGAGTCCAACCCCATTCCGGTGAAGTGGGCGCTGCACCTCATGGGCCTCTTCGGGCCGGAAGTCCGCCTGCCGCTGGTGCAGATGACCGAGCCCAACGCGGCGAAGCTGCGCGACGAGTTGCGCACGCTGGGGCTGCTCAAGGCCTGAGGGCCGATTCTTCATTCGCAGGAGCGCCGGCACTCATG comes from Pyxidicoccus parkwaysis and encodes:
- a CDS encoding MTAP family purine nucleoside phosphorylase; the encoded protein is MAVRVGIIGSHGLGQTLGVLGRGESHTLETPFGPHAGSIVTTELEGVSVVYVSRHGPGHLYNATRAPYRANLFALKMLGVTHVLATGTVSSLREHLQPLQLVLPDQVIDRTYRRPCTFYDDVAVHVELGHPFCSTLRQVLASAADPLGPTVHRDATYVCIEGPSLSTRAESLLYQSSGADVVGMTAMPEARLAREAELHYAMVALLADYDAWHTPPQDTAHEDRLMQASHHVQAATLSAAALIRRALPRIAEGRGNACRCDSALALAIATERTRIPDEVRTRLRPLLGRYLPPNVV
- a CDS encoding YihY/virulence factor BrkB family protein, producing the protein MRLPRLKYLTWREFARRFVKEFQEDTVTDIAAQLSYYLLFSLFPFLFFLFTLVAYMPFAPGAVDAMVDRIRPLVPGEALDLVTAHLQSLVNQPRPKLLTAGLVIALWTASRGVDALRKALNLAYDVPESRPIWKTQGLAMLVTLMGSLLVPLSFTLFLLGGRLGGWLANKLHIVNAFYVVWSWLRWPFTAALVMLGLALCYYLLPDVKQRFKYITPGSVFGTGIWLVSTWGFTQYVEHFGKYNVTYGSIGGVVVLLLWLYISGLIFIVGGEINAILEHASVEGKEKGARDFNQPAPLEPPIMTPGAAKSASSAHKSRLARFRWRRRVARGQSPEPTLPEMEGEPPSHLH
- a CDS encoding M48 family metallopeptidase, which produces MQRILIAVLGLTLATGLSTGCAKQRISAEKAIAATLISDEQEAELGKQVKQELETKEKVKYVQDPSVVDYVKSISSPILRQATKDRPGVKWTVNVIDDPKTVNAFATPGGYLYVYTGLLLAADNEAELAGVMAHEAGHVVARHSARAMVSQMGLQTVTQAALGKNPSAVATIAAQLVGGGTMLAYGRSEETEADEYGARYSSGAGYDPRGLITFFEKLEKQQGSSPAFMKWLSTHPTNKDRISHLQKFIAQNNLRGSNNAPGGLPAIQQKLGKK
- the ku gene encoding non-homologous end joining protein Ku → MSRPVWVGSLSFGLVSVPVRLYSAVSPAQVQFHLLHDADGARIQNKRVCSADGAEVPYEHVVKGYELEDGRHVTVTRGELEAFDPDSSHVIELEEFVEAVEIDPVYYDTPYHLVPAEGAERAYSLLVATLQEAGRVGIGRFVLYQKGHLCAVRPHGRGLLLSTLHYAEEVISQDSLAELALAGERPQERELEAALHLVEARATHFEPHRYHDVHRERLLAFLERRAARTRPRGAERRPVVHAGATAEPPSRSDLLAALERSVAALKAGQPLPPETGSLRLRPQAMAREARERSGAGTSGSTAQKSQPMEDEGEKPSS
- a CDS encoding superoxide dismutase → MADVPQKKYAPMQFPQLKGLKGLSDAVLETHFKLYEGYVNRTNKLTESLSGLQLKGEAAGTNPAYAEMTRRLGFEYNGMVLHEYYFGNMKPGGSGATPPGKLKKAMEESFGSFENWFTDFKAVATMPGIGWAVTFQDPRTGWLSNHWITLHETNNIAGFKPIVIMDAWEHAFTPDYKANERGKYVDAYFSNLDYDACEGRLK
- the mutM gene encoding bifunctional DNA-formamidopyrimidine glycosylase/DNA-(apurinic or apyrimidinic site) lyase; the encoded protein is MPELPEVEIARRNLVRWFKGRRLVRAEADDTRIFRGAERRQFSELSGKLESLVRRGKYLLFTFEEGRGLLGHLGMTGKFVRRTEGQKEPYSRARFHLDDGRVIHFGDARMFGRLEPAPAADLRELDVVKALGRDPLADGLTAGQLEKAVAPSRQDLKVALMDQGRIAGLGNIHAAEALFRAGLHPSREPESLTPDDWKRLVAAIRATIDFGLKEQEGEEPVYLEEGRSENPFLVYGRAGGPCSKCGTPVESFTQGGRTTHFCPKCQPRSGVHASKPRAGKR
- a CDS encoding TIGR04551 family protein — its product is MSHALLAALLVASSTATAQTPVPDGGTPAPAPAATEAAPAAPAASSTAQAPAAAGATSGESVTHEDLDAAKQELREEIRAEAAKQSVTSTEWNEEFPEEKKKLEVFTLDGYFRVRPTLFYKFDLGKPVGRELFPRSPRSPSENTQSFATMRLRLEPVFNVSEQVSIKTEVLGLDNVVLGSQPDYLYPGDQRNLFGIFSESQDSAVDILKDSIKLRRAYGEVKTPVGILRFGRMGSQWGLGMLRNDGTCFDCDFGDTVDRIQFVTNPFEGWYVTPMLDFNAEGVVSNPGSGGEPVDLTQSDDSHGLVLAIARRDTDSVIRSKLENNQGVLQYGLHFTYRTQNWEYDANVPIGGTAGFIPRSAELYVPDLWLRYEERTWRLEFELAGQFGNIGNRATDVSGVNDPTQNQSLRIAQFGGVAQGEVKVANNKLSLGLEVGFASGDKAPGFGNYPARSGSGTNGATAPGDVEGPQYSCGSGGCSDNAIRNFRFNRDYRVDLILWRELIGGITDAFYVRPSAKYSITEGFDLYGRLIYSQSLYAESTPSFTSKALGVEANVGADYKTEDGFIAGVAYGILFPMSGLKTYGVSGENLETPQTIRGWLGISF
- the lysA gene encoding diaminopimelate decarboxylase; this encodes MNHFNWRKGVLHAEGVPLPAIAEAVGTPTYVYSAATLTRHFRVVSEAFGDTPHLICYSVKANSNLAILRLFAGLGGGFDIVSGGELARVKAAGGAAEKTVFAGVGKTQEEMEAALAAGILLFNVESAEELDALDAVGRRLGRRAPFALRVNPDVDARTHKYISTGLKTSKFGVPFEEAVALYARAKKLKGLRAAGLDCHIGSQLTQGSPMRAALTKVAGLYTELKAKGHPLEYLDVGGGLGITYTDETPPSPEEYARIVLEAAKGSGARLVLEPGRALVGNAGVLLTRVLYRKKTPAKHFVVVDAGMNDLIRPALYEAHHGLQPLVKRRGKAVEVDVVGPVCESTDVLARARPLVLPQAGELYAFMSAGAYGMSMASNYNSRPRPAEVMVDGEAWRVVRERERVEDLWRGERA
- the dapA gene encoding 4-hydroxy-tetrahydrodipicolinate synthase — its product is MKTFEGSMTALATPFRDGAFDEQAFRALVRYQIEGGTSVLVPMGTTGESVTMTPDERARAVKVAVEESKGRAAVVGGAGSNSTAEAIEGVKRVRETGADGTLIVTPYYNKPTQAGLVEHFRAIARAHPGFPIVAYNVPGRTGVDMLPETVQRLCDIPEVVAIKEATGNMPRALDILEKCGERMTLLSGDDFTVLPFIACGGKGVISVSSNVAPRMMADLVASARAGNFAKARDIQVRMNNLHRLLFVESNPIPVKWALHLMGLFGPEVRLPLVQMTEPNAAKLRDELRTLGLLKA